The nucleotide window GGAAAACAGCCCGGCGTTCATTCCCGGAGCCTACCAGGTGGTGACCGCCACCATTCTTGACGAGCCGAAGATCCGCGCTGCGTTCCAGAGCGGCGAGGGCGTCGGCTGGCACGAGCACAACTGCAACCTTTTCGAAGGCACGGAGCGCTTTTTCCGCCCCAGCTACTCCGCGCATCTGGTGGACGAGTGGATTCCCTCGCTTGATGGTGTGAAGGACAAGCTCCTCGCCGGAGCCATGGTCGCGGATGTCGGCTGCGGTTATGGCGTGTCGACCATACTCATGGCCCAGGCGTTCCCGAAGTCCCGCCTCATCGGATTCGACTACCACGCTCCCTCCATCGAGTGGGCGCGCGGGTCCGCGGCGAAGGCGGGTGTTGAAGACCGGGTCCGCTTCGAGGTTGCAGCCTCGAAGGATTACCCGGGCCGCGACTACGATCTGGTCACCTTCTTCGACTGCCTCCATGACATGGGCGATCCGGTCGGGGCTTCCGCCCATGTATTGCAATCGCTGAAGCCGGACGGCACCTGGATGATCGTGGAGCCCTTCGCCAACGACAAGCTGGAGGACAATCTCAATCCCGTTGGCCGGATCTACTATTCCGCCTCCACGTTGATCTGCACGCCCGCGTCCTTGTCCCAGGAAGTGGGGCTCGGCCTTGGGGCACAGGCGGGAGAGGCGAGGCTGCGTGGTGTGGTGACGGAAGGTGGCTTCACCCGTTTCCGTCGTGCCACGGAGACTCCTTTCAATCTCGTGCTGGAGGCCAGACCGTAGCGATGGTGCGAGACATCGGGAAACCGGGGCGTTCACAGTGACGCCCGGTTTCCGGAGAATCCCGTTGGATTTATGGCGCCTCCTGGACCTTGGCGCGGAGGAATCCGGTCGTGCCAGTCCCGGAGAGGTAGAACGAGCGGTTGGTCCAGCCGGATCCCGGTGTTGCGATGCCGGCCTGCACAGCCGCGCGATCCGCGGGAGGAACTTCCGCCACCACGCCTGTCCACGCACTGAGGTCGGAGCCGCCCTGGATGCGGTAGAGGATTCCATCCACGGTTCCGGAAACCTGCTCGGTGGTGCCGGAGAAGACCGCGCCATTGCGGACCGGCAGGGTGATCGTGAGAGCGGAAACGCCATTCACGGTAGCGACCCTGGTCACGATCCGCCCATCGGAGGTGGCGTTGGTCGGCGTGCCATCGAAGGCGAACTCGCCGACATTGTTCAGCGCGTCATTGTCCGGGTTGGAGGAGGTGGTCAGGCTCGTGGTGGTCAGGTTCTTGGCAAAGGCCCAGGCGGTATAGTTGGCGTTGCTGCTAAGGACGGTGAGTTTTCCCATGCCGGAGAAATGGGTGTTGTCGATGGTTGTCGCTCCGGAGCCGGTCGCACCGTAGGTGCCTGCCGCAACCTGCACGCCATCGAGGAACAACTGGGTCACCGTGTCCGAGGCGGTGGTGATGGTGAGCTTCGCGCCGCTGGCGATCCTCACCGTGGAGCTGTCAGCCAAGGTGGAAGCGCCGAGAATCAGAGTGCCCGCGCTGACGGTGGTGTCACCGGTGTAGGTATTCGTGCCGCCCAGGGTGAGATCACCCGCGCCGTTCTTCACCAGCGAAACACCACCGGTGCCATTTGCGATGACGCCCGCGTAGGTGCTGGCGCTGGCATTGTTGATGGTCAGCACCGCAGGTGTTGCGGCGGTGTTGGTGATGGTGGCGGCGTTCGTACTCTTCACCACCGTGTTCACCGTCTGGTTGAAGCCCGCCAAATCCAGCGTGGTGGCGGCGGAGTTGCCCAGCGTGACATCCGCGGTGGTCACGAGCGAATCATTGCTGCCGATCTTCAGCGCCCCGGAGATGAAGATGGAGGTGTAGCTGCTGGTGGAGGCGGAGGGGATGATGAAGTTGCCCGCGCGGAAGCTGACCGGCACGGTGCTGGTGATCGGACCGGACACGGTGAGTGTGGAGGTGGCGTCGGTGTAGAAGTGGCCGCCATTCGTCGGATTCGCGGTGATGTTGATCGGGCCGGACCAAGTGGCGGTGGAGTTGGTGTTGTTGATCTCCAGATCACCGCGGCCGGTGATGCCGGTGTTCGCTCCGAGATTGAGCGTATTGCTGATGCTGATGCCGTTGACGAGCTGGATGCGGGCCACGTTCGAGCCCGTGGTGGCGAGCGTCACCGCGCCAGTGCCGAGGGCGGCATTGTTCGAAAGGATCAGCAGGCCCAGTGAGAGCGTCGTGCCGCCGGTGTAGCTGTTCGCGCTGTCGAGTGTCAGTGTGTTGGAGTTCGACTTGGTGAGCGTGCCGCTGCCGGTGAAGTTGAGGTTCGTGAAAGTGCCGCCGGCACCGAAGGTCACCTTGCTGAGGTCGATCACCGAGCCGCCGCCATTGAAGGTGCCGGTGTTCGTCGTGAAGGTGGTGGTGCCGGTGTAGGTCTGCGGTTGGGTGAAAGTCACGCTGCCGTTGATCGAAAGGTTGTTCGATCCGGTGACGACGTTGGCACCGGTGAGCGTGAGCGTGCCGCCGCCCTGGTTGCCGAGCCGCACGTTGCCACCGTTGGGAGTGAGCGTGCCGGTGTAGGTGACGTTGTCCTTCGCGCCGAGATAGCCGGTATAACCGGCGGCATTGAAGTCGAGGTTTTCCGACAGGTTGTTGTTCGCGGTCAGGGCCAGGCCACCGGTGGAGCCGGAGGTGATGCGGGTGGTGAGAAGGGTCTGGAGCGAGGTGTTGTAGTCGAAGGCGAGCGCACCGTTGGTGGAGCTGTTGAGGTTCCGGCTCGATCCGGGAATGGCTCCGGCGTTCGCAAACACCAGAAAGCCTCCGTTCGAGTTCGTGGAACCGCTGTAGCTGTTCGCCCCGGAGAGCGTCCAGATACCGTTGCCGGTTTTGGTGAGCGCGATGGTGCCGCTGCCATTTCCGATGGCTCCTGCGAATTCAGCGGTGCCGGCACCTTGGAGTGTGAGGGTTTTCGAGCCGACTCCGGTTGCCGTGAGGGCACTGGTGAATTTCAACAGACCGGTACCACCTTGATCCAGCGTGCCACCGCCGGTGGTGCCTGCGAGATTGATCACGCGGTCGGTGGTTTCGCCGGTGCCGCCGTAGCTCAACTGGCCGGTGGTGGTGGTGTCTCCCAGCGAAATCGTGCCGTTCGCCACCGTGGTGGGAGCGCCGAGGCTGCTGGTGGCGGTGCCGCCGACCACGCTGTTGAACGAATTCGCCTTCAGGTTGCCCGCTGCCACGGTGGTGGGGCCGCTGTAGGTGCTCGCCCCGGTGAGGGTAAGTTGCTGGACGCCTTGCTTGGTGATGCCGAAGCCATTGCCTTCATCTCCGATTGCGCCGCTGATCGTGCCGGCGTTGTTGTTGGAACCGAGGGTGGAGTTGGCCTTCAGGGTGACCGCGCCGGCTTGGAATCCGTTTTCCACCCGGAGCTGTCCGAAGGCTTCGCCGGTGTTGCCCCCATACAGGGACACCGCTGCGTTGTTGATGAGCCCCGTGCTCAGATAAAGCGTGCCACCTGCGAGCACCTTGATGGTGGCGGAGGATGCAGGCATCGCGCTCTGGGCTCCGGGGGCGATCTGCAACTTCCCGCCGGTAGTGGCTGGGGAGACCTCGATGGTGCCGGTGAAACTGCCAAGCGAACCCGTGAGCACGGTGCTGTTGCCGCCGGTGGAGGTGGCCACGGTGATCTTGCCGCTGCCGGAGATGGTCTGGGTATACGTGTAGGTATCCGCGAGTGCCAGGGTGCCCGCGCTGTTCACCGTGACGGTTCCCGTGGTGGGTAGCGAGGAGAGGGCGGGGATGGACAAGATGCCACCATCGATGCGGGTCCCGCCGGTGTAGGTGTTCGTGCCGGTGAGCAGCAGCGTGCCGGTGCCGAGCTTTGCGAGACCGGTGGCGGTGGAGACTCCGGCATTGATAAGGTTTCCGGAATAGGTGAACGAGCCGCCGGCGTTGGTGGTGTCCAGGCCGAGATAGGCTCCGGTTTTCAAGCCGCCCGTGGAGGTGCCGAGGGCATCGAAGAGGGCGATGTCAGAGGCGGTGAATTCTCCGCTGCCGCCGACATTGAGGCCCAAAGTACATCCGGAGTTCACCCCGATGTTGGTGGCGGTCCAGGCGGCGGAGTTGCCTTGATAGAGCGAGGCCTGTTTCGCGAAGACCAGCATGCCGCCGATGATGGAGGTGGTGCCGGTGTAAGTGTTCGCACCGGAGAGGGTCCAGGTGCCGCTGTTGGTTTTCGAGATCCCGGTGAGGTTTACCACGCCGGACACCGTCACGACCTGGCCGTTGTTGCCGGTGCCGGATGCAGCCGGGCTGAAGGTCACCACGCGGGTGCTGGTATTGATCGCGGTGACCAGGGTGCCCGAGGAGAAGCCGGTACCGGAGATCGTGCTGCCCACCGTCACGCCATCCACGGAGGCCAGGGTGACGGTCGTGCTGCCGCTGGAGATCCCGCTGTTCATCTGGGTGGTGCCGGAGAGGCCGGTCGGGATGACGCCGCTGAGCTCGCCGGTGCCGGTGGTGGAGCCTGCCAGTGTTAGGGTCTTGCTCCCCAATCCGCTGTTGGTGATGTCGGAGGTGAATTTCAACAGCCCGGTGCCGGACTGGGTCACGCCAGGAGCGCCGGAGGTGGAGGCCATATCCAGCACACGGTCGGTGGTTTCTCCGGTGCCGGTGTAGTTGAGCGTGCCACCGTTGGTGGTGATCCCCAGGGCGATGGTGCCGTTTGCCACGGAGGTGGGGGCGCCCAGCGCGCTGGTGGCGAGCAGGGGAATGCCTCCGTTCACACTGTTCAAGGAGGTGGCGGAGAGAGTGCCGCCGTTGATCTTCGTCGGGCCGGTGTAGGTGTTCGGGCCGGAGAGGATCCATGTGGCGTTGCTGCCGGTGCCGCTCTTGGTGATCGAGGTGAGATTCACCACCCCGCCCACCGTCATCGTCTGCCCGCTGGTCCCCGCACCGGAGGCCGCCGGGCTGATCGTCACCACGCGGGTGCTGGTGTTGATCGCCGTGATCGTGGTGCCTGCGGTGATGCCCGTGCCGGAAATCGAACTGCCCACGGTCACGCCATCGACGGATGCCAGCGTCACGGTGGTCGCGCCGCTGGAGAATGCGGCGGTGGTGATGGTGCTGCCCGCCGTGCCGCTGTCACTGATCACCCCGGCCAATTCGCCGACACTGGATCCCTGCAGGGTGAGGGTCTTGCTGCCGATGCCGGATGAGGTTACGGCTCCGGTGATTTTCAGTGGCGCGGTGCCGCTCGTATTGAGGGTCGCTCCGGTCGTGGTGGTTGCGACCTCGATGATGCGGTCGGTGGTTTCCCCGCTGCCGGTGTATAGCAGCGTGGCGGCGCTGGTGCCGCTGCCCAGGACGATCGTTCCGTTCGCGATGGTCGTCGGCGCGCCGAGGGCGCTGGTCGCCAGCAGGGGTGATCCGCCATTCACGCTGTTGAAAGAGGAGACGCTGAGCGTTCCAGCGCCGACCTTGGCCTGGCCGGTGTAGGTGTTTGCACCGCTGAGGGTGAGGGTGCCCGAGTCCGTCTTGAACAAAGTGCCGCTGCCGCTGACCACGCCGCTGATCGCAAGGGTGGCGCCATTGTAGACCCGCACGACGCTGGTGCCGTTCAAGGAGACCGCGTTGGCGAGGGTCTGGCTGCCGGTTGAGGCGGCGAAGACGATGCCACCGCCATTCAGCGTGATCGGGCCGCTGCCCGCTGCCGCTGCGGTGCTGAAGGAGACGAGACCGGAGGTGATGGTCATGCCACCGGTCAGGCCGGTGTTGGTGCCGGCGAGCACGAGCTTGCCGGGCGAACTGCTCCCCGTTGCGGTCATGTCCCCGTTCGCGGCGATGGTCACGCTTGGAGAGCCGGAGCCTGAAAGGTTGCTGTTGATCGTGCTGATGGTGGACGCGGATTGGGACGAGCTGTTGATCGAGCCCGTTGTTCCACCGAAATCGAGCGTGCCGTTGCCCGCGACATTGCCGATCACGTAGTTGCCGCTGTTGAAGATCAGGCTGCCGAGGGTGACGGTGGCACCCGGCGATCCGGCTGTGCCCAAAGTGACCGTCCCGGAAACCGCGCCAAAGATGGCGGAGTCCGCCGTGGTATTGCCCCAGGTGACGCTTGTGCCGCTGTTGAGGGCATTGTCCCAGGTCAGGGCGGAGGTGTCCCAGGTGCCGGAGCCACCGTTGGAGTTCGCACTGGTGTCGGTGCCGTCCCAGTAGAACGACGCTGCGGAGGAGGAGGGGGTCAGCGCGCTCAGGGTCAGCGCGATGAAGGCGGGGAACGCAAGGGTAGTCATGGTCCCTAACAATAAAGGGACCTTCATTAAGCCATCATGAATGACCCTCTGTGGGAGGTGAGGACTCCGTCACAATCGGATATTCCGGAGGAACCCGAATCCGAAAATTCGTTTTCCCCATTGCCTGATAGTCAAGAAATGTTACAAAATTTGCCAAGGCGCGGCGGGGGTTCCACGTGGGGGCGATCCGGACCGTGCCGTGGTCGTTTTCCCCTGAAGCAAGCGCTGTGTCCAAGTCCCTCAAGGTCGTGATCGCATGTGGTGGCACGGGTGGCCATTTGTTCCCCGGCATCGCGGTGGCGGAGACTCTGAAGGCCCGTGGTCACGATGTGATGTTGTTGATTTCCAAGAAGTCTGTGGACCGCGAGGCTTCCGCGAAATACGGCGACCTGCGCTTCGAGACGGTCGAGGCGGTGGCGAAGCCCAAGACGCTGTCGCCAAGGATGATCCCGTTCCTGTGGCGGCTGTGGAAAACCGCCGGGACCTGCAAGCGGCTGCTCAAACAGTACCAGGCGGATGTGGTGCTCGGCATGGGTGGCTTCACCTCGCTGCCGCCGGTCTATGCCGGGCATCGTTTGGGCCTGAAGACCTTCGTCCACGACTCGAACGCCCGCCCGGGCCGCGCGAACATCCTCACCAGCCGCTTCTGCACCCGGGTCTTCCTCGGCGTGAAGGAGGGGAAACCGTTTTTCACCAACCGCGATACCGTCGTCACCGGCACGCCGGTCCGGGCGGAAATGGTCAATCTTCCCAGCCGTGCCGAGGGCGCGGCGGCCTTCGGGCTCGATCCATCCCGCCCGGTTCTGCTGGTGATGGGCGGCAGCCAGGGGGCCAAGCGCCTCAATGATCTGGCGGCGGAGAGTTCCTCGAAACTGCCCGCCGGCATCCAGGTGCTGCACATCGCGGGGACTCTCGATTTCGACCGCGTGAAGGCCACCGTGGCCGGTCGCGAGGGCTATGTGGTGGTCGGTTTCTGCGACAAGATGGCCCTCGCCTACGCCGCGTCCGACCTGATCCTCGCTCGCTCCGGGGCCTCCAGCCTCACCGAGGTCGCCCATGCCGGGCTGCCTTCGATCCTGGTACCGTTCCCGTATTCCGCGGACGATCACCAGATCCGCAACGCCGAGGTGTTTTCCAATGCGGGGGCCGCCGAACTGGTCCACGAGCGCGATCTGGACGCCGGGAAATTGGCAAACCTCGCCTCCGGCATCCTCAACGACTTGCAAACCCGTGAGCGCATGGCACAAGCCGCTCGCGCGCTCGACACTCCGGACGCATCCGCCCGGATCTGCGACGCGATCGAAGCGACTCTCCACTGACCATGAACGACCTCCGCCAGCGCCTGACCGACCGCTCCCGCCCGCTGAACATCCATCTCATCGGCGTGGCGGGCTCCGGCATGAGCGGATTGGCGCTGTTGTTGCTGGGTATGGGCCACAAGGTCAGCGGCTCCGACCGGGTGACCTCGGATGAAACCGAGCGCATGCAGAAGCTCGGCCTGCAATTTTCCTGCCCGCATACCGCGGAGTCCGTCCACGGTGCGGAAATCGTGGTCTATTCCTCCGCGATCCGTCCGGAGAACCCGGCCCGCGCCGCCGCCCATGCCGCGGGCATCCCGCTGCTGCGCCGCGCCGAGTGCCTGGCCGCGATCCTCCACACCAAGAAGGGCATCGTCATTTCCGGCACCCACGGCAAGACGACCACCTCCGCGATGACCGCGCACATCCTGCGCGAAGCCCGGCTCGATCCCTGCCACTACGTCGGCGCGGAAATCCCGATCCTCGGCGCGAACGCCCGCTGGTCCGAGGAGGGCGAGCACATGGTGGCGGAAGGGGATGAGAGCGACGGCACGCTGGCGCTCTATCACCCGGAGCACTGCGTGGTGCTCAACATCGAGGCCGAGCATCTCGATTTCTACCGCGATCTGGATCACATCCGCGAGGTCTTCGCCACGATGATGTCCCAGACCAAGGGCCGCGTGGTGTATTGCAAGGAAGACCCGGTCGCCGCCGAACACTGCGGCGCGCATCCGAACGGCGTGTCCTATGGTTGGGACGATGCCGACTACACTGCCGTCGATGTCCGCGAGCTGCGCGGTGCTACGGCATTCACCGTCATTCGTCGTGGCGAGGTTCTCGGCGGCGTGGAGCTCGGCATTCCCGGTCGCCACAACGTGCTCAATGCGCTGGCAGCGATCGCGCTGGCGGATGGCTGCGGCGCGGATTTTACGCTGGTCGCCCGCGCGCTCGCCACCTTCGCCGGAGCCAAGCGTCGGTTCGAAACCAAGTATCTTTCGAAGCACTACCGGATCGTGGACGACTACGGCCACCATCCGTCCGAGCTGGCGGCGACGCTGCAAACCGCGCGTTCGCTCAATCCGGGTCGGATCGTGGTGTTGTTCCAGCCGCACCGCTACACCCGCACCCAGGCGCTGGCCGATGACTTCGGCAAGGCGCTCCAGGCTGCGGATCGCGTGTTTATTTCCGATGTCTATCCGGCCAGCGAGCTTCCCATCCCCGGCATTTCCGGCGAGACGCTGGTGGAGGCGATGAAGCGTCATGGCGATGTGAAAGTGACTTCCACGCCGAACCTTGCCACCGCTCATCACGCGGTGGGCAATGCGCTGGAGGACGGCGATCTTCTCATCACGCTTGGTGCGGGCAACGTCCACGAGGCGGGCACCCACATCGCCAAGGATCTCAAGACGCTGGAGGAAATGCTGGCGCTCGCTCCAAAGGGCGACATGGACGGCAGCCTCTACGAACCGATGAAACGCCACACCACGATGCTCGTCGGTGGCCCGGCGCAGTTCTGGCTGGAGCCTCATACCTTCGAAGCCTTCGCGGCACTCGTGAACTACTGCCGGGATCGTAATATCGCGGTGCGAGTGGTCGGCCGCGGCTCCAATCTTCTCGTCCGCGATGGCGGCATCCGCGGCGCGGTGATTCATCCGGAAGGCGGACTCTTCTCCGCGGTGAGCGTGAAGGACGGTCTGATCACCGCCGGTGCGGGCGTGCGCCTGAAGAAGCTCGCGAGCTTCGCGGGCGATGCCGGCATCGGTGGCTTCGAGTGGATGGAAGGCATCCCCGGCAATGTCGGCGGCGCGCTGCGCATGAACGCCGGTGCGATGGGCACCGAGACCTTCGACCAGGTGGTGAGCGTGACCTTCCTCGATGAGGACGGCGTGATCCGCACCCGCAGCCGCGCCGAGATCGTCGCCCAGTATCGCAACGTGCCGGAACTGCGACGCAACTTCGCGCTGCAAGCGACCTTCAAGGGTGAGCCGGATCAGGCGGAGCGCATCAAGGAACGCTGGGATGCCTCGCGCGCCAAACGCCGCGTTTCCCAACCGGTCGCCGCCAGCGCGGGCTGCATCTTCAAGAATCCCGAAACCACCCCGGCGGGCAAGCTGGTGGATGAACTCGGCTTCAAGGGTTCCACCAACGGCAAGGCGGAGGTCTCCGAGGTCCACGGCAACTTCATCGTCAACCGCGGTGGTGCCGCCGCCGGTGACGTGCTCGGCCTGATCGAAACCATCCGTGCCGAAGCCCGCGCCGCCCGTGGCGTGGAGCTCGAACCCGAAGTCAAAATCCTCGGCGAGGACGAATTCACTTTCTGACCATGATCGATCCCAATCTTCTCATCGCCGTCCTGATGGGCGGCCCCGGTTCCGAGCGCGACGTTTCGCTGGCGTCCGGCAAGGCCGTGCTCAAGGCGCTCCAAGGCCGCGGCTTCAATGTCGTGGGCGTGGACGTGACCGGCTACGACATGGATCTGCCGGAAGGCACCGGTCTGGCGTTCAATGTCATCCACGGCACCTTCGGTGAAGACGGCCAGCTCCAGGACATTCTGGAAGCGAAGGGCGTGCCCTACACCGGTGCGGGTTCGCAGAGCAGCCGCCTCGCCTTCGATAAGAACAAGGCCAAGGCCCTGTTCCTCTCCCACAATGTGCCGACCCCGCTTTCCGAGATCGTGGATGTGTCGGGCGGTTCGAAGCTGCCGCAGATGACCGCCCCGTTCGTGGTGAAGCCGCCACGCGAGGGATCGAGCGTGGGTGTTCACATCGTCCGTGAGCAGGCCGATGCCGAGGCCGCGATGGAAGACGCCGCCAAGTATGGCAATGACATCCTCGTGGAGCAGTTCATCGAGGGCAAGGAGCTCACCGTCGGTGTTTTCGATGACGCCGCGCTGCCGATCGTCCACATCGCGCCGCGTTCCGGCTTCTACGACATGGCGAACAAGTATCCTTGGCTCAGCGGTGGCGCGGGCAGCGATTACTACTGCCCCGCCGATCTCGACGAAGCCACGACCAAAGCCGTGCAGGACGCCGCCCTCGCCGCACACCGCGCTCTGGGGATCGAGGTGTATTCCCGCGTGGACGTGTTGCTCGATGCTCAGAACCGTCCCTTCGTGCTGGAGTCGAACACCATCCCCGGCATGACCGAAACCAGCCTCATGCCGAAATCCGCCGCCGCGGCCGGTATCCCTTTCGATGAACTCTGCATCCGTATCGCGGAGATTTCGTTGAAGCTGAGGGCCTGAATCTGCGTCTCTTCCACTGGGACCGCGGATTCTAGTCCGCGGTCCAATTTTGGCCTGGTGGAGGATTCCTCTCCTCATTCCATCCCATGCCTCTAATCCATTCCTACACACTCGTCTGGCCGGACGGATTCGATGAAGATGGATGCCTCATCGAGTCGAAAGGCTGGTTTAATGGCTTGGAGATTCACATCGGCGACAACAGATTCCGCCCGGTCTTTTATGACCCGGTTAGACTTTCGCAGGAAATTTCGGATGAGCTGCTGCGTGATGGTATTTTCTCCGAACCGGGCCTCATCGTGATTGCGAGTGTCACGCGGATGAATATCGAAGCTGCCATCGCACGTATGGCGGAGTCCGGAGAGCTTTCCCGTCTATTCTTCAATCCAGATCGACCGCCTGAATAGGCGATCGCTCGCCGCACTTCGAAATTTCCCCTCAGCCCACCCGAGCCTCGACTTTTTTGTAAACGATTATTAATTTTCAACTGTTTCCGACGATCATGAAGCGCCGCACCACCAATTCCCGCCAGAATTCCCGCATGAAGCGGCTGGAGGTTCGTGTGATGTCGCCGCGCATCGCGTGGTTCGGATTCCTGCGGGCCTGCGGCAAGAGCGCCAAGCTGCTGGCGGCTTTGGCTCTGTTGGGCGGGCTGGCCTACGGCGGCTGGTATGGGGTGCAGCGCGCGTTCCTTCGCAATCCGGAGTTCCAGCTCCGCCAGTTGTCCCTGAATTCCAACAAGGCTCTGGACGAAGCGGGCCTCGTGACCGCGGCGGATCTCGATCTGCACGCGAATCTTTTCAAATTGGATGTCGAGCAGATCCGTACCCGCCTCGCCGTCCGGCCGGAGATCGCCTCCGTAACGGTGGAACGCCATCTGCCATCTACTCTCGCGGTCAACATCACCGCCCGCACGCCGAAGGCTTGGCTGGCGGTCAGCGGCTCCGATCCCGCAGCCATCCGCAGGGAAGGGGGGCTGCTGGTGGATGCCGATGGCGTGACCTACGCCTGCCCGGGACTCCAGTGGGAGGATGCTCGTGATCTGCCGGTGGTACTGGTGCCCAAAAAGGACGAGGCTCTTCTGGTCGCAGGCCAGACACTCAAGCATCCGGAGATCGAACGTTGCTTCCGCCTGCTCGCCTCCGCCGTGGCTGCCGATCCGCAGGCCGTCCGTTGGATCGATCGGCTGGAGCAGGCGAATCCCTGGTCCATCCAGATGACCACCCGCAATGGCACGGTTGCGACCTTCGGCTTCGACAATCAGACCCGCCAGATCACGGACTTTGTCACCGCGCTTGATCACGCGTCACGGGAGGGTTACGGGATCGCCACGATCAGCCTGATCCCGCAGCGGAACATTCCGATCACCCTCCGCGAGGAACCCGTGCCGCCACGCGCGACTCCGGTTCCGGAGCCGACCAAGGAGGAGATTCGGAGCGACCGCCGCTCGAAAGATCTGAAATCCCTCCTCAACCGGAACTGACCGCCCCTAGCTTTTCTTTTCCCCTGCCCCATGCCTCGCACGAAAATCCACGTCGGACTCGAAATCGGAACCAGCAAGACCTGCATGGTCGTCGGCGAGGTGAAGTCCGACGGCGCGGTGAAAATCCTCGGTGTGGGCATGACCAAGTCCGCGGGAGTGCGGAAGGGTGAGATCTACGATTTTCCCCAAGCCCGAGCCTGCGTGAAGGACGCGCTGGTGAAGGCGGAGGACGCCAGCGATGTCGAGATTGGCAGCGTGTTCCTGTCTGTCACCGGTTCCCACATCGTGGGCGAAAACAATCTTGGCACCTTCCGCCTGCCGGAGGGTGAGCAGCAGGTCGCGCCGGAACACGTTGAGGAGGCGAAGGACATCGCCCGTGAGGTCCACATCCCGTCCGATCACGTCTATCTCCACAGCATTGTCCGCCAGTTCCGCCTCGATGGGCTGGAGCAGGCGACCAGTCCGGTGGGCCTTTTCGGCCGCACCGTGGAAGCGGATTTCCATGTCATCCACGGCATCGGCACCCGCATCCAAAACAGCATCAAGTGTGTGCGAGAGATGCCGCTGGATGTCGATGACGTCGTCTTCGCCCCGATTGCGGTGGCCCAGGTGGCTCTTTCCCGCGAGGACCGCGAGCGTGGCGCGCTGGTGATCGACATCGGCGGCGGCACGACCGACTACGCTCTCTATCTCGGCGGCTCGATCGCTGCATCCGGCTCCATTCCGGTGGGCGGCGACCATATCACCAATGACATCCACCTCGTGACCGGCCTGCCGTTCACCAAGGCGGAGAGTCTCAAGATCAAGGAAGGCGATGCCTCCGCCGATCCGGCCCGCTCGGTGGGTTCGGTGAAAGTGACGGACGACAAGGGCTTCGCCGAAGCCGAGGTCCGCCGCCAGGTGCTCAATGAGGTGATCCGCCAGCGTCTGGAGGAAACCCTGCGGCTGGTGAAGCGTCGTTTGCCCGAGGGCTCCGTCGAGCGCATCGGCACCGGTATTTTCCTCTCCGGCGGCACCAGCCTGATGCGTGGATTCGGCGAGCTGGCCTTCGATGTGTTCGGTCGCGATATCTACCGCCCGGAGCCCCCGGAAGTCAGTGGCATCCAGTCCAGCTTCAAGGACCCGCAGTATACGACCGCCCTCGGCCTCATTCGTTATGCCCAGGTGCTGGACGCGG belongs to Luteolibacter ambystomatis and includes:
- the murC gene encoding UDP-N-acetylmuramate--L-alanine ligase gives rise to the protein MNDLRQRLTDRSRPLNIHLIGVAGSGMSGLALLLLGMGHKVSGSDRVTSDETERMQKLGLQFSCPHTAESVHGAEIVVYSSAIRPENPARAAAHAAGIPLLRRAECLAAILHTKKGIVISGTHGKTTTSAMTAHILREARLDPCHYVGAEIPILGANARWSEEGEHMVAEGDESDGTLALYHPEHCVVLNIEAEHLDFYRDLDHIREVFATMMSQTKGRVVYCKEDPVAAEHCGAHPNGVSYGWDDADYTAVDVRELRGATAFTVIRRGEVLGGVELGIPGRHNVLNALAAIALADGCGADFTLVARALATFAGAKRRFETKYLSKHYRIVDDYGHHPSELAATLQTARSLNPGRIVVLFQPHRYTRTQALADDFGKALQAADRVFISDVYPASELPIPGISGETLVEAMKRHGDVKVTSTPNLATAHHAVGNALEDGDLLITLGAGNVHEAGTHIAKDLKTLEEMLALAPKGDMDGSLYEPMKRHTTMLVGGPAQFWLEPHTFEAFAALVNYCRDRNIAVRVVGRGSNLLVRDGGIRGAVIHPEGGLFSAVSVKDGLITAGAGVRLKKLASFAGDAGIGGFEWMEGIPGNVGGALRMNAGAMGTETFDQVVSVTFLDEDGVIRTRSRAEIVAQYRNVPELRRNFALQATFKGEPDQAERIKERWDASRAKRRVSQPVAASAGCIFKNPETTPAGKLVDELGFKGSTNGKAEVSEVHGNFIVNRGGAAAGDVLGLIETIRAEARAARGVELEPEVKILGEDEFTF
- a CDS encoding D-alanine--D-alanine ligase, which produces MIDPNLLIAVLMGGPGSERDVSLASGKAVLKALQGRGFNVVGVDVTGYDMDLPEGTGLAFNVIHGTFGEDGQLQDILEAKGVPYTGAGSQSSRLAFDKNKAKALFLSHNVPTPLSEIVDVSGGSKLPQMTAPFVVKPPREGSSVGVHIVREQADAEAAMEDAAKYGNDILVEQFIEGKELTVGVFDDAALPIVHIAPRSGFYDMANKYPWLSGGAGSDYYCPADLDEATTKAVQDAALAAHRALGIEVYSRVDVLLDAQNRPFVLESNTIPGMTETSLMPKSAAAAGIPFDELCIRIAEISLKLRA
- the ftsA gene encoding cell division protein FtsA is translated as MPRTKIHVGLEIGTSKTCMVVGEVKSDGAVKILGVGMTKSAGVRKGEIYDFPQARACVKDALVKAEDASDVEIGSVFLSVTGSHIVGENNLGTFRLPEGEQQVAPEHVEEAKDIAREVHIPSDHVYLHSIVRQFRLDGLEQATSPVGLFGRTVEADFHVIHGIGTRIQNSIKCVREMPLDVDDVVFAPIAVAQVALSREDRERGALVIDIGGGTTDYALYLGGSIAASGSIPVGGDHITNDIHLVTGLPFTKAESLKIKEGDASADPARSVGSVKVTDDKGFAEAEVRRQVLNEVIRQRLEETLRLVKRRLPEGSVERIGTGIFLSGGTSLMRGFGELAFDVFGRDIYRPEPPEVSGIQSSFKDPQYTTALGLIRYAQVLDAERVAAPGFLGRIGRALWPFGR
- a CDS encoding cell division protein FtsQ/DivIB, with the translated sequence MKRRTTNSRQNSRMKRLEVRVMSPRIAWFGFLRACGKSAKLLAALALLGGLAYGGWYGVQRAFLRNPEFQLRQLSLNSNKALDEAGLVTAADLDLHANLFKLDVEQIRTRLAVRPEIASVTVERHLPSTLAVNITARTPKAWLAVSGSDPAAIRREGGLLVDADGVTYACPGLQWEDARDLPVVLVPKKDEALLVAGQTLKHPEIERCFRLLASAVAADPQAVRWIDRLEQANPWSIQMTTRNGTVATFGFDNQTRQITDFVTALDHASREGYGIATISLIPQRNIPITLREEPVPPRATPVPEPTKEEIRSDRRSKDLKSLLNRN
- the murG gene encoding undecaprenyldiphospho-muramoylpentapeptide beta-N-acetylglucosaminyltransferase; amino-acid sequence: MSKSLKVVIACGGTGGHLFPGIAVAETLKARGHDVMLLISKKSVDREASAKYGDLRFETVEAVAKPKTLSPRMIPFLWRLWKTAGTCKRLLKQYQADVVLGMGGFTSLPPVYAGHRLGLKTFVHDSNARPGRANILTSRFCTRVFLGVKEGKPFFTNRDTVVTGTPVRAEMVNLPSRAEGAAAFGLDPSRPVLLVMGGSQGAKRLNDLAAESSSKLPAGIQVLHIAGTLDFDRVKATVAGREGYVVVGFCDKMALAYAASDLILARSGASSLTEVAHAGLPSILVPFPYSADDHQIRNAEVFSNAGAAELVHERDLDAGKLANLASGILNDLQTRERMAQAARALDTPDASARICDAIEATLH